A window of Hyperolius riggenbachi isolate aHypRig1 chromosome 1, aHypRig1.pri, whole genome shotgun sequence contains these coding sequences:
- the LOC137571276 gene encoding uncharacterized protein, whose protein sequence is MTIPSFDALLDMCHSDLLKQTTTFRNPISPVERLVITLRFLATGNSYTSLHYQFRLGISTIQGIVNSTCRIIWAVLQPRHLKFPSSQKWQEIADNFWLKHGFPNCIGAIDGKHVRLICPPCSGSKYHNYKKYFSITLLAVVDADYRFTYIDVGNYGSSNDASIFERCKLGVRLNDGKLDLPPARPWPGRTEPKPFTFVADEGFGLSVNVMRPYSQKKMNLHKTAFNNRLTHARRVVECTFGILSNKWRVFHTSMQLHPENAVHVVKAACVLHNYLRDMEGGIVPEIIEHPLVQIAGPIPRGSSSALNLRDELLFYFINDDPRSWQYKD, encoded by the exons ATGACAATACCCAG TTTTGATGCACTTCTGGATATGTGCCACAGTGACCTATTAAAGCAGACTACTACATTCCGGAACCCAATATCACCGGTTGAGAGATTAGTCATCACATTGCG ATTCTTGGCAACTGGCAACAGCTACACCTCTTTGCACTATCAATTTAGATTGGGGATTTCAACTATTCAAGGCATTGTGAATTCCACCTGTCGTATAATTTGGGCAGTCTTACAACCAAGGCACTTGAAATTCCCGTCTAGTCAAAAGTGGCAAGAAATTGCCGATAACTTCTGGCTTAAACACGGCTTCCCAAATTGCATTGGGGCAATCGATGGGAAGCATGTCCGGTTGATTTGCCCCCCTTGCAGTGGTAGTAAGTACCATAATTACAAAAAATACTTTTCGATAACACTGCTTGCTGTCGTAGATGCAGACTACCGCTTTACATATATAGATGTTGGAAACTACGGCAGCAGCAATGATGCAAGCATATTTGAAAGATGTAAACTGGGTGTACGTCTGAATGACGGAAAGTTGGACCTTCCGCCAGCGAGACCTTGGCCCGGAAGAACCGAACCGAAGCCTTTCACTTTTGTTGCTGACGAAGGATTTGGGTTGAGTGTGAATGTCATGCGGCCATATTctcaaaaaaaaatgaacttgcaCAAGACTGCTTTCAATAACAGACTGACCCATGCACGTCGTGTTGTCGAGTGCACTTTTGGTATACTCTCCAATAAATGGCGTGTATTTCACACCAGCATGCAGTTACATCCAGAAAACGCTGTGCATGTTGTCAAAGCTGCATGTGTGCTGCACAACTACTTGCGGGACATGGAAGGTGGGATTGTGCCTGAGATTATTGAACATCCGTTGGTACAAATTGCAGGACCAATCCCCAGAGGATCATCTTCAGCACTGAACTTGAGGGATGAGCTGTTATTCTATTTCATCAATGATGACCCACGTAGTTGGCAGTACAAGGACTAA